A region of the Carya illinoinensis cultivar Pawnee chromosome 16, C.illinoinensisPawnee_v1, whole genome shotgun sequence genome:
TAATCATCTAAGATTCCATTTCAGGCCTacaagagatatatatatatatataaacacaaaatCCCTCGGCATTCCGATTGCCCAAGTGATAAATCCATTTACTAGTCAAATTGTATCATTTGTGAAGTGGTAcacaaaatatcacaaataaattGCTAAATGACCATGATCTGAATCTAATTATAATTCccaaggaataaaaaaaaattgcaaaaaaatgCTCAAAgcaacttttgtttttgtttttttttttttgggccggggggggggggggggggggttgttaTTTTGGGCATAGCCCGGTCCATGAGTGCCAAATTATGCTTGACAATATAATCATCAACTTATCATCAGGCATCCAAATATGTAAGTAGAggtactatttcttttttttataagtagaggTACTATGAACTCATGAACTTACGTAATGCCAATCCCTGAAATATCAAACTCGAGATGTATGCAGGAGCGATCAGACTCAGGTTTGTGAAGCTCTTTTTGACCAGCAATAGTAACTCTTcaggaaaaagaattaaaaccaACTTCAGTAAACACTAATAAAAATGACATAACCAAATGCAGATATCCATATCAATGCAGTTAGAAACGAAGCTctaaaaatagagagaggatCATCTTTTTATTGCAAACAGAGAGAGGAAGGATCCAGTGCACAAAATCATCGCTTAGTTTAGGGGAAAATGCGTTTAATTGAGGGAGTTACCGGCTTGGACAACGAAGACGAACAGTGAAGTCAAACGGTAAAATCGAACGGCAAAGTCGAACGGCAATGGCTAGGGTTTCTAAAACTGAGAGAAAGAGCTTGTGCAGTGAAAGCGTATAGCGGATCTATCGGTTTTGACCGATATGGATTTCTCTCAACCCGTAGGTGACTTGGATCCAAAGAACCCAGCATTTGTCGGGTGGGCTCAATTCGGTTGCATCGGATGGACCGGCCCAAGGCCTTTTTTGCACACCCCTAACTATACAGTCGTGCCTACAGTGAACGGGAGGGAACATTGGATGAAGGATCCAAACAATGAAGATCGAGAAGAATCTCTAAATGTTCACGTTAACAATGTCCATCAATTGTGATTGGAGTCTTGAATTTCTTCGAACTTGTCTCAATGATATGAGAAACCAAAATCAATAGCAGGTCGGTGTGGCATACGTTTAAATGAACTTTGCTATATGCAAACGaatttttatattgatttaCGTATCAATGCTGtcgtttttatattcaaaattcaaattagcactatttttaTTACAGTCTTACTTTCTGACAAATCACGTTGGATGAGTGTGCATATTGGTGAGCAAAATTGTTTATAACCAGATTAACCTTAACACGACATTAACCTTTCATAGAATCATAGACCGATATGTAAATTTATCATGTCTGTAAACTTGCGCACgtctatttttttgaaatatttcatGAATACTGGAATTTTATTTAGGGTGCAGATGAATCCCAATTACAAATAAACACCATCAAATGCATTGAGCATACAATTTTCAAAGGTTTTTCTATGAGCCAAGGgcttaaaatggaaatttcttGCATGAACAAGAATATTCCATATGCGTCATGTATCATTTGAATAGTTAAATATCAAAAGTAGGGTGATACAACTCTCATAAAACTcaatttgattttgattaatATTCGTGAACAAGTTGTTATAAAACTCAATTTGACTCGTAATCTCTTAAGAGCACTTTCAATAGATTTTTCATCCtatcctttaaaatacattaccaaattttactttttctattttacatactaacttttacaatatatcatacatcaacttatctattttttcttcatatcattttaatattatatcttttaatattttatagaagaaaaaatacaatgagagattaatttgagaaaaaaagtacaagaagagatagaaaataaataaaaatatgtttacatttgtgtacagttacTTCTACATCTAGAAGCAACACTGtacaaaaatgtaaaatagaaatacaATAAAGCATCCGTTGGATGCACTTTTTATACaacatttctttaaattttacataacaatggGTTTTACAAAACCCATTGTGAGTGCTCATATATGTTGCAACATATACAGGTGAAGGCAAGTAGAAGCCAAAGCTGGGAACTTGGTTTATGGTATTCTGAACCCCAATTCTCACGCTGTCATTACAAACTATAAAATTAAGCAAAGCTGAAGTTTTCATACATGGTAATGCCATCAAGACAACTCCATAACCACGCGGATCTGAGAAAGAAAAGTATCCaatagttcaaaaaaaaaagactctaTGAGCTGAGTTGAAGAAACCTTTGTGCCATAGGATGCTTGGCTTCTGAGAGTTGTTCAGGTTTTAACACTTCAACAACCTCACCATTCACAAGAAGACACACAATATCAGCAATCCTCTGAATCTGTTTGATGCTGTGAGAGACAATTATAATTGTCATTCCCTgtttcttctttagatttacCAGGACAGTTTCTATGTTTTCTGTCGATACTGGATCCAACGCACTTGTTGGCTCGTCCAGCAACAAAACCTTTGAGCAACAGAGAGAGCACACCATCAGATTCTATATCGTAACATGTTTCAAATATCATGCTTATAATTGAAACATCTTGTTACCTAAAATGTTAAATCTACTTAACAATAAAAAgaactttataatctaacataacTAATCTTATCTAATCGTTACAACTTCTCAAATCAccacacaaaataaaacaaacaattcaattttttcaaatttaaaacaaaaataatattaaaacaaacttatctcaattcataTTATGTTATCTGTGAGAACAAACTAGGTTAAGCATTTCTGGTTATAATTACGGTAATTACCTCTGGTTTATTAGCTAGGGTTCTAGCAAGAGCAACTCTTTGAGCTTGACCCACAGAGAGTTCTCCACCAGGCTTGCCCAGAAAAGAGGGATCAAGGTCTGCAAGCCTCAGCAACTGGAAAACCTCGTCATCAGTCAGCCTTTTTCCTATCAATTGTGGTCCATATCGAATGTTGTCCGCTACCGTGCCTGAAAAAGTTCATATCCGTGAGCGATCACATGTCTTAGGAAACGGTACCACACTTATCGACAGATTACCTTCGAAGAGAGCAGGAAGCTGGAAGAGCATGCCGACCTTACGGCGAAGATTAAGCACATCTAGTTCCCGAATATCACGACCGTCCAAAAAGACTGTACCCAGAGGTGGCTCCCACAGCCGATTAAGGGCTCTCAACAGCGTCGATTTCCCACTCCCGCTCGGCCCTATGATCCCCAGGATCACTCCCTCCGGTACGTCCAAGTTTACCCCGTTCAGTATCGGAACCCCCGCCGGTTCCAATTGCTTGGTCAGATTACATATACGAAACTTCGTCCGGTCTTCATCTTCGCGGATCACCACCAGAAGTTGCTCGCCAGCCTCCTCTGCaaccacccaaaaaaaaaaaacagagctaGAGAAACAGGAATGAAAAAtcaagaaaggaagaagaagaagaggaggaagaaaggTGATTAGCAGGTACCCTCTTCAGGCATTGAAATTTGATAGAGATAATGAAGAGAGATAAAACAGGACAGTAAAGTTAACGGATCACTCTCTGCATgtagttgtatatatatacacggacATGGCGGCTGTGAAGGAAGAAAAAACCTTCCCCAGTTAGGGAAATATAATCAGTACCGTACAATTATGGCTGCCGAAAGTAAATGCCTTCACACCGAATACAACGTTTACCGCTAGACACTAGGGGTCATGCTTGAATTTTCcatcctttttgttttcttgcgGAATATCACACTCCTTCCTAGACAATTGGATGCGTCTCAATCTCGATTGGATAGCGAGATTATTCTCTCTccttattttttgttataattttttaaaattcttacatataaaacaataaataattttattttttagattttaaaataataatattattaaaaaataatatttaaataaaattttatttaatttttaacttaagATTATTCCATTCAATTTCATTATTTAAACCACACCTTAAATCAATtcataacaaacaaaaacaacctCCGAGTGTTAGGATGTCACTATCAACCAATTGAATTGGTAAAACTATTTTACAACTTTACATGAACATAATTCTCAACCTGacgttaaataattaaaaaattattttttatgttttacttGTATTCCAATCATTTTACATGCATGAGATGAGGTTACCCCTTCAATCGTAACAacaccatattatatatatatatatatatacaacatcATTATTCTTTAAGTAATACTTTAGTAGGCAAGCCTCTTCCTCCATAACATACGCTAATAAGGTTATGTTTGAATGTCAAAACTCACCTTAACATATCTCAAACTAACTATTAATAGACTTACtatctttttaacttttcataaaacattaaacatATGATCTCAATCTATTTCGtatattcaaacacatatttcaacATACTCCATACATTCAATCATATCTCAATGAAACTTACAAAATACTATCATTCATAAATCAAATCAGATCATCTAAGATCACCTCAGTCTCCAAACATAACCTAAAATTTATCATGCTATTTATAAATCTACTATGCATCACACTGCATGTCAGGCCTGAGCTCCGACTCTGACGGAGTCAGAGGAGTGCTTTCCGACCTCTGACTTTGACAGGAGTCAGAGGCAAAATTTGGCTCCGACTTTGACTCCAAACGGAAGTCGGAGTTCGGAGCTCCGATCGAAGAGTGAGTCTATGAATTAAAAGACTCGAACTTCATGATCATCTCAATTGATTGTTGGTCTTATCACTTATATATGCCAGGATCTCTTCATTGCTGGCATTGAAACTTCAGCAGAAGCCATGCAATGGGTAATGCCTGAGTTGATTAATCATCCCTGCATATTGAAGAAGGTCAGAGAAGAAATAGAATCTGTCGTTGGAAAAACTAAATAGTTAAAGAATAAGATATTGCAAATCTCCCTTACTTGCAAGTGGTTGTGAAGGAAACACTAAGACTACACCCACCTGGCCCTGTGACAATACGAGAATGCCGCCAATGCTGCAAAACCAATGGGTTTGatattcccaaaaaaaaaaaaaaatgtagtggCTATCAATCTTTATGCCATCATGAGGGATGATGATTCATGAGATGACTCTAACGAGTTTGCTTAGAGAGGTTCTTAGTTTTCTTCAAAGAGAAAGATAAAGACCAATGTTAAAGCAAAGAAACgagaaaaacatttttcaactttgtTCTATTTGGGGTTGGAAGAAGAGGGTGCCCAGGAACAACATTGGCATTCAACTTGATGAATATTGCTTTGATTGGAAGGTTGATGAATACTACGTTGCATTCatggtttttttaaaaaaattcagagTTCGGAGTGAtcgactccaactccgactcataactctaaaaatatttttggaactACTCTGATTTCGATTTTGATTTCCGAACACTCCAACTCCATTAGAGTCAGAATCAGAGTAGGGTTGGACGAAATTAAAATAATCGAAAATTTGCATAGCCCTACTGCTTGTTGTAGGtaaattatttgtatatagttataaACTAGTGTACAAGTCTCGCATACTTCATTGAAGATAAAGTAAGATAAATTTGAGATCTATATGGAAAAACTCAACTTTTTCATCGTGAGCCCCACTCCTTAAAAAAAGAGTGTTTGTGACTTGCATACCTTAAAATCGTATCTAACATTATAATTCAAGATTTATTATATTGAAGTTAAAATATcaacactttttttaaataaattgacATGAAAATTTTTTACACGAACCATATCATTACACACCATAACAAATACATACTATTGCTGCGAAAACTTTTTACAGTAAATGTGGAAAAATTTGCAACAAATGACCATTAAGCCACAAAAAAGTACCGCCACATCTTTGTAGATAATAAATTGCCAATTTACTATTACTTTCGGCTATCCGAAATTTTGACGTAAATACTTACATATCTTGGCAATTTATGCCATTGCCATAAGTCATTTATATTGTCAGAAATACGACTATAATACCCTCCCAATCTCAAACAGGAAACTCAATTCCCAAAATGCAACCTTGCCACTAATATGCTATGTCCTCAATTTATAACTTAGCTATTGATTACTTACTACACATATATATTGTAGGAAATATATTTTATCGGGAACTTATGTcgacaaaaaaatgaaagattgGCAACTTTGATTTGCCTCAATAACTTAATTACTATGCAGTTTGATAAGTTCAGACTGACATCAATCATCTTTTGATACAACTACAAATCTATGTAATAGGTTTGTATTGACAACTATGTTTTCTGGGAAAAACTTTTTAGTAGGAACGTTGGCTCATCCAGTCTGTCTTATCGTCGACTACCTATATTCTCCAGATCAAGAATTGGTTGGTAATTCAGCAAAGCCAAAAATAACTATTATTGgccattattttctttgctaTAGCTCAATCTAGGCAAATTGCAtgcatatctatatatatattccaaatAGGACTAGCTACATTTTATTGGCTGAAATTGAAGGGTACTGATGATGCATTATTGCCAGAAATCCTCATTTCCCACAAAACCCAAC
Encoded here:
- the LOC122298440 gene encoding ABC transporter I family member 17-like codes for the protein MPEEEEAGEQLLVVIREDEDRTKFRICNLTKQLEPAGVPILNGVNLDVPEGVILGIIGPSGSGKSTLLRALNRLWEPPLGTVFLDGRDIRELDVLNLRRKVGMLFQLPALFEGTVADNIRYGPQLIGKRLTDDEVFQLLRLADLDPSFLGKPGGELSVGQAQRVALARTLANKPEVLLLDEPTSALDPVSTENIETVLVNLKKKQGMTIIIVSHSIKQIQRIADIVCLLVNGEVVEVLKPEQLSEAKHPMAQRFLQLSS